In one window of Thermoanaerobaculum aquaticum DNA:
- the tsaB gene encoding tRNA (adenosine(37)-N6)-threonylcarbamoyltransferase complex dimerization subunit type 1 TsaB produces MRTVLALLGCAGRVEVALASPSLAAPSVVALASPEPRANLLLQAVHQVLQAAQLKISDLELVVATTGPGSFTGIRNTLACAWGFAQACHLPVHGFSSLLVQAARSAEAAVLAVQPARKGWFYAQPFVCKEGWIATAPVEILRQEELASQPLSVVAPPGLKLPPEVKVASTCRTPAEALLALGVQLESPDSSTLVPSYVEAFPASREP; encoded by the coding sequence GTGAGAACGGTGCTGGCGCTTTTGGGTTGTGCCGGACGGGTGGAGGTGGCACTGGCTTCCCCTTCGCTTGCTGCCCCTTCTGTGGTGGCTCTGGCCAGCCCCGAGCCGCGGGCCAACCTGCTGCTGCAAGCGGTTCACCAGGTCTTGCAGGCGGCCCAGCTCAAGATTTCGGATTTGGAGCTGGTGGTGGCTACCACCGGACCGGGGTCTTTTACCGGCATCCGCAACACCCTGGCTTGCGCCTGGGGGTTTGCCCAGGCCTGCCACTTGCCGGTGCACGGCTTTTCCTCGCTTTTGGTGCAAGCTGCCCGCAGCGCTGAGGCGGCAGTTTTGGCGGTGCAACCGGCCCGCAAAGGCTGGTTTTACGCACAGCCTTTCGTTTGCAAAGAAGGCTGGATAGCCACTGCACCCGTTGAGATCCTTCGCCAGGAAGAGCTGGCAAGCCAGCCTCTGTCGGTGGTGGCTCCACCGGGGTTGAAGCTGCCCCCCGAAGTCAAGGTGGCTTCAACATGCAGGACGCCGGCCGAAGCGCTCTTGGCGCTGGGGGTGCAGCTGGAAAGCCCGGACAGCAGCACCCTGGTGCCCAGCTACGTGGAAGCCTTCCCGGCCTCGAGGGAACCCTGA
- a CDS encoding lyase family protein: MSEHRKERDTLGEVMVPAEALYGAQTARAVANFPVSGWTMPVAFLRELVLVKKAMAVANGEKGLLPQALANAIAAAADEVLEGGLWQHFPVDVFQTGSATSTNMNVNEVLAFLANRRLGSGTVHPNDHVNLGQSSNDVIPTAARMAAFQAASQKVIPEAQRVVETLRALAQRYRATVTLGRTHLVDAVPTTYGRIFDAWARRLARACERLQRDLEPVAELPLGGTALGSGLNANREATGKAVELLRRWTGGPWRLMANPAVGIAGWDDLQALAQSYGHLAGVLFALAQDLRLRSSGPYGGLGELQLPAVQPGSSLMPGKVNPVIPEAVAQAALEVRGLVQAVTESQALSQLDLFHAGPLLIWNLDTSAQLLSSSCRVLVDRCLAGLAVNEERCRELASRSPALATALAREVGYEQAAAVAKLAQAQSLSVLEAGRRLGIAEELLQRVLDLERLAGVVKEDS, translated from the coding sequence ATGAGCGAGCATCGCAAGGAAAGGGACACGCTGGGCGAGGTGATGGTGCCGGCCGAGGCTTTGTACGGCGCACAAACGGCCCGAGCGGTGGCCAACTTCCCTGTCTCCGGCTGGACCATGCCGGTAGCTTTTCTCCGCGAGCTGGTGCTGGTCAAAAAAGCCATGGCCGTGGCCAACGGCGAAAAAGGGCTGCTCCCCCAAGCCTTGGCCAACGCCATTGCGGCTGCCGCCGATGAAGTGCTGGAAGGAGGGCTCTGGCAGCACTTTCCGGTGGACGTCTTCCAAACCGGATCCGCCACCTCCACCAACATGAACGTCAACGAGGTTCTGGCCTTTTTGGCCAACCGCCGGTTGGGTTCCGGGACGGTGCACCCCAACGACCACGTGAACCTGGGGCAGTCCTCCAACGACGTGATCCCCACCGCCGCACGCATGGCGGCCTTCCAGGCGGCAAGCCAAAAGGTGATCCCGGAAGCCCAGAGGGTGGTGGAAACCTTGCGGGCCCTGGCCCAGCGCTACCGCGCCACCGTCACCCTGGGGCGCACGCACCTGGTGGACGCGGTGCCCACCACCTACGGCCGCATCTTCGACGCCTGGGCGCGGCGTCTTGCCCGCGCCTGCGAAAGGTTGCAGCGGGACCTGGAGCCGGTGGCGGAGCTCCCGCTGGGGGGAACCGCGTTGGGTTCGGGTTTAAACGCCAATCGGGAAGCTACCGGAAAAGCGGTGGAGCTGCTGCGCCGGTGGACAGGAGGCCCGTGGCGGCTGATGGCCAATCCGGCGGTGGGCATTGCCGGCTGGGACGACCTCCAGGCGCTGGCGCAAAGCTACGGCCACCTGGCGGGGGTGCTTTTTGCCCTGGCCCAGGACCTGCGCCTGCGCAGTTCGGGACCTTACGGGGGTTTGGGAGAGCTGCAGCTGCCGGCGGTACAGCCGGGCTCCTCGCTGATGCCGGGGAAGGTGAACCCGGTGATTCCCGAAGCGGTGGCGCAGGCCGCCCTGGAAGTTCGGGGGTTAGTGCAAGCGGTGACCGAAAGCCAGGCCCTTTCCCAGCTGGACCTCTTCCACGCCGGGCCGCTTTTGATTTGGAACTTGGACACCTCCGCCCAGCTTTTGTCTTCATCTTGCCGTGTGCTGGTGGATCGCTGTCTGGCCGGCCTGGCGGTGAACGAAGAGCGTTGCCGGGAGCTGGCCTCCCGCTCGCCGGCCCTGGCCACAGCGCTGGCCCGGGAAGTGGGCTACGAACAGGCGGCGGCGGTGGCCAAGCTGGCGCAAGCCCAATCGCTTTCGGTGCTGGAAGCCGGCCGGCGTTTGGGAATCGCCGAGGAGTTGCTGCAGCGGGTCTTGGATTTGGAGCGGCTGGCCGGTGTGGTGAAAGAGGACAGCTGA
- the rimI gene encoding ribosomal protein S18-alanine N-acetyltransferase, with amino-acid sequence MAALPEPFVWREPHFSDLPAVAELEALVFPDPWPQALFASEVGQPERFQRLVFAPNGELAAYLFACWQVDELHILKVATHPRYQGMGLATALLNAAQEEAERRRGIGLTLEVRVSNQRAINLYRYLGYRIIGRRPRYYQNGEDALVMYRQVRPTIFQKLGLR; translated from the coding sequence ATGGCGGCCTTACCGGAGCCTTTTGTCTGGCGCGAGCCGCACTTCTCGGACCTTCCGGCGGTAGCCGAGCTGGAGGCGCTGGTTTTCCCCGATCCCTGGCCGCAAGCGCTTTTTGCCAGCGAGGTGGGGCAGCCGGAGCGGTTTCAGCGGTTGGTGTTTGCACCCAACGGTGAGCTTGCTGCTTACCTTTTTGCCTGCTGGCAGGTGGACGAGCTGCACATCCTCAAGGTGGCCACTCACCCCCGCTATCAGGGCATGGGTTTGGCCACCGCCCTTTTAAACGCTGCCCAGGAAGAAGCCGAACGCCGGCGCGGGATTGGCCTTACCCTGGAAGTGCGGGTTTCCAACCAGAGGGCCATCAACCTTTACCGCTACCTGGGCTACCGCATCATTGGTCGCCGCCCCCGCTACTACCAAAACGGCGAAGACGCGCTGGTGATGTACCGGCAGGTGCGGCCCACCATCTTTCAGAAACTAGGGTTACGGTGA